One genomic window of Mustela erminea isolate mMusErm1 chromosome 13, mMusErm1.Pri, whole genome shotgun sequence includes the following:
- the DUSP18 gene encoding dual specificity protein phosphatase 18 produces MTAPPCPFPVQFRQPSVSGLSQITSSLYISNGAAANNKLLLASNQITTVINVSVEVVNTLYEDIQYIQVPVADTPTSRLCDFFDPIADHIHSVEVKQGRTLLHCAAGVSRSAALCLAYLMKYHAMSLRDAHAWTRSCRPIIRPNHGFWEQLVHYEFQLFGKNTVHMVSSPMGVIPDIYEKEVCLMIPL; encoded by the coding sequence ATGACAGCACCCCCGTGTCCCTTTCCGGTTCAGTTCCGGCAGCCCTCGGTCAGCGGCCTCTCCCAGATCACCAGCAGCCTGTACATCAGCAACGGGGCAGCTGCCAACAACAAGCTCCTGCTCGCCAGCAACCAGATCACCACGGTCATCAACGTCTCGGTCGAAGTGGTAAATACCTTATACGAGGACATCCAGTACATACAGGTGCCTGTGGCCGACACCCCCACCTCGCGTCTTTGTGACTTCTTTGATCCCATTGCTGACCACATCCACAGCGTGGAGGTGAAGCAGGGCCGCACACTGCTGCATTGTGCCGCTGGAGTGAGCCGCTCTGCCGCACTCTGCCTCGCCTACCTCATGAAGTACCACGCCATGTCCCTGCGGGACGCCCACGCATGGACCAGGTCATGCCGGCCCATCATCCGGCCCAACCACGGCTTCTGGGAGCAGCTCGTCCACTACGAGTTCCAGCTGTTCGGCAAGAACACCGTGCACATGGTCAGCTCCCCGATGGGAGTGATCCCTGACATCTACGAGAAGGAGGTCTGTTTGATGATTCCTCTGTGA